The DNA sequence AATGACCGTGTGTAATATAAAGCGTGCAGTGCCCCACAAATATAATGGTGCAGATTCTTAAAAGTTTTTAAGATTATGCTCTaaatgtacactatatggccaaaagtttgtggacaccatatgtgcttgatgaacatttgatttcaaaaccttaggcatcaatttcagCCTTTGCtataataacagcttccactcttttgggaaatctttccactatactgtatcagaatcagaatgagatttattgccaagtatgcttacacatacaaggaatttgtcttggtgacaggagcttccagtgtacaacaatacaaaaacagcagcaagacgtagataataataaaaaataaaaataataattatacacaaacgtacatacacagacacacacatacatacatatatacacacatacacatacatagtgcaaatctaatacaaatctgttatctgttatgtacagtgcaaaatacaaatgttttttttttttttttttttttcagaggaatgaaatggcagaagaggttggatgtgttggataaatataaaaagattaaactgtgtattgcacatagttattggtCAATgggacagttttaactgttcatgagatggatagcctgagggataaaactgttcctgtgcctgacggttctggtgctcagagctctgaagcgtcggccagaaggcaacagttcaaaaaggtagtgggcagggtgattgaggtccagagtgatttttccagcctttttcctcactctggaagtgtacagttcttgaagggggggcagggggcaaccaataatcctctcagcagtccgaactgtcctttgtagtcttctgatgtctgatttcgtagctgaaccaaaccagacagttattgaagtgcagaggacagactcaatgaccgctgagtagaactgtatcagcagcgcctgtggcaggttgaatttcctcaagtggcgaaggaagtacaacctctgctgggcctttttcacaatggagtcaatgtgggtctcccacttcaggtcctgtgagatggtagtgcccaggaacctgaatgactccactgctgccacagtgctgtttagaatgatgaggggggacagtgttggggtgttcctcctaaagtccacaatcatctccaccgttttgagcgtgttcagcttaaggttgttttgactgcaccagacagccagctgttcaacctcccttctgtatgcagactcatcatcatctcggatgaggccgatgacagtggtgtcgtctgcaaacatcaggagcttgacagaggggtccttggcgatgcagtcattggtgagTGTATGtggtaacatggctgcagggatttgctctcattcagacacaaggctatcagtgaggtcaggaactgatgttggtcgatggggcctgacttacagttgctgttccagttcaccccaaaagtgatcagtggggttcaggtctgggctttgtgcaggccagtcaatttcttccacgccagacacagtaaaccatttctttatggacctcactttgttcacagggctattgtcatgctggaacagaaaagggctatccccaaacagttgccacaaatttggaagcacacaaagcccaaaccATTACATAAATGGAGTAACCAGATTCATtgattagaagggggtgtccacaaacttttggccatataatgTATATTGGTGCCTCATGTATACAAGTTTGAGTAGATTTAATCTAAAAAATGTTCGTACACATGAAAGGCAGATTTTGTGTATGCACTTAAGTATAAAACTGTGTACATGCCAGAACCTCTCTTTACAAATCACAGTTAGAGAAAGACTGTTTAGCAAATTCACTTAATGGTTATGCCACTTCTTcgtgtggtatttcagtgcaaaaacctgtttTAATTCACTAACCACTCACAATCTAGTTTAAGAAGGCGCAATAAGCGCTGAAATAGCACTGCGTCTTTAGCATTTAaaataagtcattgtcattcctttgcGTGCAAATTTGActtctttctatgtaaattagactCATTATATATTccacttcattcacaaaaattgcctggcaCAAATTACATTGCTCTATTACTACCAGATGAAAGCAGGCAGAAAAttgaatttgatttaaaataGATGTTTGTGTAAATTTTCTGTTGATCATTTCAGCAGGAATTCatcaaaataatgacaaaattatgtTGAAGAGTGTTACAACCTAGCAGATATCCAGATGTGGTCAAGCACACTTTCAACATGTTAGCACTTGAGTGATGTTGGACAGATTCTCCTGCCAGAGTGAACGAGATCacagtggtctgctgcatcctccccTATAAAGCGCATGAAACCGGCCCAAGAAATAGAAATTACACTCTGCAAATTGTGTTCAACTAAGATTTTGTGGTTGCGTTTTTGTCGCATCATTCCTTTAGAGAACCGGCGCTAAACCACAATCttggtgtttattttattaatttttttaattagtactATTGTAATACTAAATTTTTCTTGCCCCGGTTCTCTTCTAAAAATGATGCTGCAGCTGGGACAGACTTCCAGTATTATCTTGGCTTTAAAGCAGCAATCTAATCCTGTTTATATTAAATAAACCTGTTCAATCAGGTATGAGCTTATGGAACTTATTGGTATGACAACAACTGTTGAAATGATGAAACTCCAGTTTCAgatcatttttgaaaaacatatttcAGGATTGTGTCAAATGGTCAACAATTAAATACAAACTCAGTAATCCATGTATGGAAAATGGGGCACAGATCTTTGGCTGAAAATTGCATTTCCTCTCCTTTTGTCTTACAAGGTGGAGCTAcaatcagtgaagtaaaaatggcACACTCGACTACAACAGAGAAAACAGTAATGCACGAGGTAAGTGAAAGAAAGCACGTCCAGTGGATATGGTTAAATTTTCCAATGGTTTCTTCCAACAGCACTTAATCTagatcacagccgtgctgattttcatattcttcttcttctgggagtctatggcagcctgTAAAACTGTGTGGAGAAAAAATGTGAGATTTTGCGCACTGATAGAGGAGATTCTAAGCATTTCTAATGGTAAATTTGGACTCTATCTCAAACCTTCTAAGACCACCAACAGCTTAAATTGACACTTTTATTCTTataacttttcttttttccaatttaagtttttaagtaagaatttgacaaaaatgtcttgGTTGACTTAGAAAATATTTTGTCATAATCATAATCAAGTCCATTTTTCAGATGAcgaaaatagcatttttatttgattatagtGCGCAAATTACAGACATATGtcaaattgcacaaaaaaaaaaaaaaaaaacaaacaaaacaaaacaactataacaaatattcaaacattttgaaaaatctgAACACTTATtaattcaaaatgtattaaacatattaaaagaaaaaaggtaAAGTTAAGCCAAAAAATATCCCAtaattttctcatgttgttttaaagctgtatgacttccttatgcaagacacaaaaggagattctttattgtgaatatttgttgtcttttcaatacaatggcagtggatagtgtcccactttaaagctcaaaaaaggacccAAAGGTATCCTAAATATAGTCCATACATCATATTCAAAGTCTtttgaagacatacgataggttttggtgacaAAATGAGTGACAAAATTCAAATTGAACTAATTTTTCAGTGATAGACTTGACATTCATTGCATGTCCACGAGTGCAATGAGAGAAGCACTTTCTTATTGCTTTGTGCTAAATACTTAGTTGGTAAGTTACACGGCCATTgaattgaaaagacagactgagatattcattaaaacctctccttttgtgttctgcatgagaaagacagtcagatgggtttggaacaacatgacagtgagcAAGATTTTCATGTCTTAGTTTCTTGACCTGTTTTGCAACAGACATGCATGCCAATATAAATTAATTCTGTGTAATATCTAGCCAACTCTCAGTGCTTATGTTGACTTACAGATAAATAAAAGTGCTTCTCTTTATTTTACAGAGAGAGAACCACAATCTGGGAACAGCAGAAGAGGGAACAGACCatatcaaaaaagaaaaaagaaaagacatcaTGAGTAGACTTGATCGTTTTGGCAAGTACCAGACCCCACTGAAAACCTTGGACTTTCTTCAAGTAACTGCACATTCATTAGAGTGCCACGAGCCTTGTGCGGaaataaacataattcaaacatttttccaaaaattacTGATGATGGACTATAGAGCAAGAAATATTTCTGTTAAGGAAATCAGCACAGAAAAACTACAGGACATGGAATTTAATGTGGAAGGGGACAAAGCCTTTGATGATATTTTTACCAAATTATCTTTCTCTAACAAAGGAACAAGCAAATCTGACCCCATTCACCCAATGGACATTCAGATGGCCGTGTTTCATTGTGCTGATAGTTTCCTGAAGCAGCTGATGGTGACTAAACTGTCACAGTGTCAGTATGCTCTGCCTCTGCTTGTACCGGATCCATTCACAAAACACATTGAGTTTCCTCTCTGGACATTTAGACAAATCAACAAGAGCTGGAAGATATTTGATGATGCAGGGAAAATCATCAGTAAAGTCCAGCCAGTCTGTAAGGCACAAACTCCAATGGTGTGTTTCTTCAGGTTTGGATCAGTGTCCTCATCCAAGTCTCAGCTGATGAACAGTCTGATCAATGAGAAACACAACACGTTCTTCCACAGGAACTGTCCAGGAAACAGCAGAACTAGagtatggatggatggagtgGTGGAGATCGCCTGGTATTGCCCATCTGGAAAAAACACAGATACATTTAATGACTGTGTGGCGTTCTGTAATCTACATGGTGATGCAGGAGACCATGAGAAACAGCTGCAGATCCTCACTGAAATGTCCTCAGTCAATGTTGTTATCTTAGAACGTCTTGATAAACAAGACATTAGCTTTGCAAAGTTGTCAAATCTTTACAAAGACAAAAAGCCACTCATTTGCCTTTTTGCTGAGGATGAATCTAGTGTAATTGGGATGGAGAAAGGGAAATTCAAAATTGGTTTGAAAGACAGAAATCCATCAGATGTTTCTGATGAACTCAGAAGAGCTATAAATGATTGTCTCTCAATCTCATCTTCAGAATCAACTTCTATTTTCAGACTTGAAGATGTGTCCAAACACTCAGATATCAGAgtagatgaagatgatgatgaagactgCAGTAGAGGAAAAGAAGCAGCACAGCAGATGATGAGATTACTGGAGAATAAAGATCTGACAAAAATCAAAGAATCATTTCTGCCCTGTCAGGGAAAACTGTGGCATCAGTGGTGTCAGAAGAACAAAGAACTACATCGACCTCGAGGGGGTGATCTAGAAATGGACATCAGTAGGAAACAGacagaaatgaaaaaaatcagaGAGTTGCAACATGAATCTGACATCAGTGAGTTTATAAAGGGTTTTATAAAAGAAATGAACTCAGATGCTGCAAATAAGACAATCTATTTTCTTGAATGGCTCAGAATCCTCCTGGATGAATATACCTCAACTGAGCTTTCTGCTCTACAACACAAGTATGATGAAAACTGTTTAGAGGTGATAAAGCTAGAAACAGAACAATTAAAGTCTAAACAAACAGAGCTTGAGGGAGTATCTGAGGAGCTTCAAGCAGCAACCTTTGGTGTGGAGCACATCCTGAGAGAGATTGGTCAGATCTATGAATCATGTTCATCTGTGAAGAAGAACAAGAAAGTTCTGCAGTTTCACTTCTCTTCTCTCCCGAGTCTTGCAGCAGAGATGATGATCTCTGGATTTCCTCTGGAGCTGATGGATGGAGATGCTGCTCATGTTCCTGTGATCTGGATCTCTGCTGTTCTAGATGAACTCATCAAGAAACTGGGAGACCAGAGAGTGTTTGTGCTGTCAGTTTTAGGGATTCAGAGCTCTGGGAAATCCACCATGCTGAATGCCATGTTTGGACTGCAGTTTGCCGTCAGTGCTGGCAGGTGCACCAGAGGAGCTTTCATGCAGCTGGTCAGAGTGTCAGAGGAGATAAAAGCACAGCTGAAGTTTGACTATATTCTGGTGGTTGATACTGAGGGACTTCATGCTCTAGAACTGGCTGGAAGATCAACAAGACTTCATGACAATGAAATGGCCACATTTGTTGTGGGTTTAGCAAATCTGACATTGATCAACATCTTTGGAGAAAACTCATCTGAGATGCAGGACATTCTTCAGATTGTTGTTCAGGCCttcctgaggatgaagaaggTCAAACTGAATTCCAGCTGCATGTTTGTGCATCAGAATGTTTCAGAAATCACAGCTGGAGAGAAAAACAGGGAAGGAAGGAAACGACTACAAGAGAAACTGGATGAAATGACAAAACTTGCTGCAGAAGATGGAGCCTGTGATGCAGAAAGATTCGGTGATGTCATTGCATTTGATGTAGAGAATGATGTGAAGTATTTTGCACACCTTTGGGAGGGTAACCCACCAATGGCACCACCAAACCCAAACTACTGTGAAAATATTCAAATACTAAAGGAATCTATTCTTTCTCATGCTTCAAATTCAGATGGCATGATGTTGACACACCTGAAAGAACGTATTCAAGATCTCTGGGAGGCTTTGCTGAATGAACGATTTGTGTTCAGCTTCAGAAATTCTCTGGAGATTAGAGCATACAGGAAACTAGAGACAGAATACAGCAAGTGGACCTGGAGTCTTCGGAGTGCCATGCTGGAAATTGAGAGTATATTACACAACAATCTCGAAAATGAAGTGCTTCACAAGGTTGAAGAGACTGATCTTCAAAAAGAACTAAAAGAAAAAGGTGAAGAAGTGAAAAACTCAATGTCTGAGTTCTTTGAGAAAGACATAGATGCTGATGTAGTAATTCAGTGGAAAGCTTCAtttgaaatcaaaatcaaagAGCTTCAAGAAAACATTGTGAGAGATACAAAGAGGAAATTAAATGAGATTCTTCAGCAGCGCGACGTGAAGAAAAAGATTGATGCTCAGAGGACACATCATGAAAACACTCTCTTTGAAAAGAGCAAAGAACTTGCCTTAAAACTCAAAGACAAAGCAAATGATGAAGAAACCCTGAAGAATAGAGTTTGATTCCTTTTGGAAACAGCGTGTGGATGAGATCATCAGAGACACTCCTCCAATCAAAGACATTGACATATTAAGAGATGTGAAACAACTGCTCAGTGACATCTATGAAAGTGTTCCTGTAGACCCCCGGGGGGAGAGCAGGGATATTTTCTCTGTGCCGAGTTATTCAGATTATGTACAGTTAAAGAAATCCAGAGGAATTACAgaagcttttaaaaatgtttccaaaGCATCTAAAGGGAAGTTTGATAATGATCTGTTTAAAGAAAATGAATCACAAATAAGAACCTTAGTAAATGACATTGCTCAGCAGATAAACAAAATGATTAtttcatttaacatttcaaaGATGGGCTACAACATCAACTATATCCAACAACTTATTGAATACATCAAGAGAAGAGTAAAAGAACATCAGGAAGGACCAGTGAACTATGTGTTCAAGAATGAATTCTTCATGGATTTGGTGTTTTCCATCTGTAAACGAGAAAACGAGAGATTCGCTGACCAACACAGACTGTTCAGAGAAGCCAATGATCCTGTTCTCTATGTTGAGAGGAAGAGAGAAGAGTACTTCAGTGTTTTCCAGAAATATTGTCAAGGTGCAACATCAGCTGTAATATTTGGTGAGATCATCTGTCAGAAACTGAAGGAGCCCATCGAACAGAGTGTCTACAAAAACACTGCGATAGATTTAGCAGATGAAATGAGGACAAACTGTCAATCACTGAATGGAAACAGATCTAAACTGGAGAAACACATCCTGAAGACACTGGCAGAAGAGGAGGATTTTGAGAAATACATGAACTACATTCAGAATCCCAAAGATCACTTCAGGAGTTTCATCAGAGATGAAGTCAGTCAGTACATCACTGACAAATTCAGTGTCAGTGTTCTGCCCAAGATGATGAGAGAACATGAAACTCCTGCAGCAGAAGATCATGGAAGCAGCTCATGAATCTACTGAACATGTTAAAGTGAACAGTGGAGATGTTGAAGCAGCTCATGAATCTACTGAACATGTTAAAGTGAACAGTGCAGATGTTGATTTGTGGTTGAAGTGTTTCACACAGAAGCTCTCAGATGTGCTGATATTCTCTGAAAAAGACCTCAGTGGAGTGAGTCGTGATGGTGTTGATGATTTCAACCTCCTAGAAGATGTGATCAGAAAAGAACTTCCTTCAGTAATATCTGACATAAGCAGTAAATTCAGTACAGAGACTTTTCCAGTAAATCTGGACCACAAGTACAGATCAGATGAGATTCTTAATCATCACTTCTGTCAGTGCTGTTGGGTTCAGTGTCCTTTCTGTGCTGCAATCTGCACCAACACAATAGAAGACCATGATGGAGATCACAGTGTTCCTTTTCATCGTTACGTTGGACTAAATGGAATGATTTACCAGCGTACAACAAACTTGTGTATAAGCATCTGCACATCAGCAGTAGCGAGTGATCGATCTTTTTGTTCAAATGCCTCAGATACAGTCCTCTGGAGAGAATATAGAAAAGCAGGAGGAGATTATGCAAAGTGGAGCATCACCGCTGACCTCTCTGAACTGCCGTACTGGAAGTGGGTTGTGTGCAGATTCCAGAAAGATCTGGAAGAATTCTACAGTAAAACATTTGAGGGGAATGGTGACATTCCACAAGAATGGAGAGAATATTCAAAAAAAGAGGCCATTGAGAGTTTGGACAAATACATCTAATGAAACTGTTAAAGAATGAGACTCTTATAAGTGTCtgattcaaagaaaatacagtactgtgtaaaagtcttagacacataagatgtttcacaaaagtatttgtcttaagatggttatttatatcttcagctttagtgtgtcagtaggaaatatacatttttaaacccTTTAGcacatagaatagaatagaagaacagggagccctgcaacagatgttatggcccccacagagccccccactgaacatcgagtcagtctgggattacatgaagagacagaagcaattgagacagccaaaacAGAGCCTAAAGCTGTTTAGGCTGTCACTGTTCTGGTAATCCCAcaggtttgttttgttattttctctcaaCCGTGTTTTGCAGGTGCCCTTGACTGGCATAATCAGGGTTTTCATGGGAACATTCATTGTTCTCAGGGTGGCgccgatcatgccactgattgctTGTCGAGCTATACCTGTTCCagcctgattgcactccctacacTATCTTTGCCGGATTATTAATctatgttgagtactaacctcgctCTCCTTGTATAGCTGGTACTGTCTTGTCATTCTGTTGGTTTGCCCGCGTTGTTCAGGTTGTGGTTTGCCTTCCAGTCTTCACTGAGTTCAGCCTGGCAATCCACAAAGGAATTCCGATCTATGACCGCGTGCCGGGGATCTACAGATCAGCTGTTGCTATTATTCTCCGCTGGACATCCTACTCCTCACCAAGCTTCTACGGAGGATTTTGCCAAGCTCCTCCTGTCTTCCACGACACACACACTCCATTGACGAACACACTACTCTCCGCGTGAAGGCGCAttattgattttgtgaataaatattttggaacttttacctctgctcttgggtcttttTGTCCTGCACTTAACGTTACAATGGCATtacttttgaagacatcctcacctaaaacctttgcacagtattGTAGATGATTTATCTAATAGTTATATAAAATTAGTTTCTATTCCACATTTTATTAAGCTCTATCAATATCTCTTGCTTCTATGACAAACAATGTGATTTAGTCATTACCAATGCAAGCTATTTGAAGTGATTTTATAATTTAGAGGGCTTATAGCTAGTTAGTTTTCTCACTAAAATGATAGATTTTAGCTATATTTTTTAAGTGTTATCAGTTGCTTTATTTGCTAGGAGTGACCAATACTTGGTttcagggccataaccacaatagACAATGTGATTGGGGGAATGCTATTGTTGAAAATATTGTTGCTGTTGCCATTATTGTTGCTGTCCtgtgcagtccattatgcactaCAGTCTATTTGTCATTAAACTGTTGCAAGGATTACACAATGGTTACATTTGTTTTAAGTGTGCTCCACATTAGCCCAAGTCAGCAGTTCAGGCTAAGAGTGTCAGCACCTTCTAAGATTTAAATAGCAACACTCTTTGACATTAAACTATTTGCCCACTATTTTACAATAGAAATGTTATACTAACTGACAGTAATTTCCAAGGATGCAATTTTTTGGTGTGAATTTCACAcgttttatgtacagtatgtgcttgGTAATGTcaaattgtgaatgtgaaaagacAACATTAACAAGCAGTTTTCAGCCTATCAGGCATAAtacaaagagtgaatgtgtgcatattatgaattaattattttgatgtggTTATGAAATTGGCTTTCAGTTTTATGAATCATTTTCTTAGGCAATTCTTAGAATTTTCAGACTGTTTTTAGGTTGTGGGAATGACTGTGtccttttatttcctttttttctttttttatgaaaattaaacatattaatgTAAACGTATTCAACTTACTTAGCTTAATACACTTTTATTTATCTAGATGTACATACAAACTTTTAATTTCATGAGGTGGCCAAGGGTGAGAAGACAGCAGTTAGTCAGATGTGGATGAGTAAACGGAAACAGAAGATGTCTCTCATTATCAGTCGTTGGATGGGCCTCATTTCACTGCAAGCATCATTTTGTTTCCTTAACACCTATATGCAAACCTGAAAGCATTTTTATggcaattataaaattattaatttttgatTATTTCTATATCAATTTGCTTTTTGCATCTTGCTTTTGCTTGTGTTTACATAATGTCTGATGTCACTATTAAAGCCTATTATCCATAATATGTGGATGTTTATTGAATATGTGCACACCCATCGCATCCACGTGCCTCCTCTGGTATGCCCCCATACTTGGATATCTGAATGCaattcaaatgtaataatttgagaCGTAAAATAGGCCAGtcacagtttgttttttgttacgtgccatcgtgttactacaataatagaaaTTGTCCGCATATCAGACAGACTGAGCTCATGAAGTTAAAGTTCTCGcgtgtttcattctccctctctctcctcaacagttccctgtaacttttaactttcttgtcttatgataaacaggcaaatataaataaaaccaaTATCATATACAGTACCTGTCTGCAGATATGTCCATATCTCGTTTAAACCTTTCAAACGTAAATAACTGGGCTTCGCAGAGTAGGGTTACATATGTGTTTCTGTtacattacaagctgccagatt is a window from the Myxocyprinus asiaticus isolate MX2 ecotype Aquarium Trade chromosome 13, UBuf_Myxa_2, whole genome shotgun sequence genome containing:
- the LOC127449802 gene encoding LOW QUALITY PROTEIN: interferon-induced very large GTPase 1-like (The sequence of the model RefSeq protein was modified relative to this genomic sequence to represent the inferred CDS: deleted 2 bases in 2 codons), with translation MTEREKLPHSEWSRRKKEMAFRRCSDDLAYMSKISKPDYKSFRSMDHEVPNLSIVFFGNSVAVQFGHENILLGEEQRFLENKETSMNVHLKRKIPDHYFSVINMIGVPDTELNMDTVNPLIGHLVNETEIYAFIFVVRLGQLTDSDKMGIEWLQRVFGDRVLQFLMILFTYEKEEECDSIINDLKKNTFLEQLLEKCEGGYHTCSKIMNNQSEMRELMKKIDQLFIKNKLEFYTSEMYNTQLREKEDMQKSGATISEVKMAHSTTTEKTVMHERENHNLGTAEEGTDHIKKEKRKDIMSRLDRFGKYQTPLKTLDFLQVTAHSLECHEPCAEINIIQTFFQKLLMMDYRARNISVKEISTEKLQDMEFNVEGDKAFDDIFTKLSFSNKGTSKSDPIHPMDIQMAVFHCADSFLKQLMVTKLSQCQYALPLLVPDPFTKHIEFPLWTFRQINKSWKIFDDAGKIISKVQPVCKAQTPMVCFFRFGSVSSSKSQLMNSLINEKHNTFFHRNCPGNSRTRVWMDGVVEIAWYCPSGKNTDTFNDCVAFCNLHGDAGDHEKQLQILTEMSSVNVVILERLDKQDISFAKLSNLYKDKKPLICLFAEDESSVIGMEKGKFKIGLKDRNPSDVSDELRRAINDCLSISSSESTSIFRLEDVSKHSDIRVDEDDDEDCSRGKEAAQQMMRLLENKDLTKIKESFLPCQGKLWHQWCQKNKELHRPRGGDLEMDISRKQTEMKKIRELQHESDISEFIKGFIKEMNSDAANKTIYFLEWLRILLDEYTSTELSALQHKYDENCLEVIKLETEQLKSKQTELEGVSEELQAATFGVEHILREIGQIYESCSSVKKNKKVLQFHFSSLPSLAAEMMISGFPLELMDGDAAHVPVIWISAVLDELIKKLGDQRVFVLSVLGIQSSGKSTMLNAMFGLQFAVSAGRCTRGAFMQLVRVSEEIKAQLKFDYILVVDTEGLHALELAGRSTRLHDNEMATFVVGLANLTLINIFGENSSEMQDILQIVVQAFLRMKKVKLNSSCMFVHQNVSEITAGEKNREGRKRLQEKLDEMTKLAAEDGACDAERFGDVIAFDVENDVKYFAHLWEGNPPMAPPNPNYCENIQILKESILSHASNSDGMMLTHLKERIQDLWEALLNERFVFSFRNSLEIRAYRKLETEYSKWTWSLRSAMLEIESILHNNLENEVLHKVEETDLQKELKEKGEEVKNSMSEFFEKDIDADVVIQWKASFEIKIKELQENIVRDTKRKLNEILQQRDVKKKIDAQRTHHENTLFEKSKELALKLKDKANDEETLKNEFDSFWKQRVDEIIRDTPPIKDIDILRDVKQLLSDIYESVPVDPRGESRDIFSVPSYSDYVQLKKSRGITEAFKNVSKASKGKFDNDLFKENESQIRTLVNDIAQQINKMIISFNISKMGYNINYIQQLIEYIKRRVKEHQEGPVNYVFKNEFFMDLVFSICKRENERFADQHRLFREANDPVLYVERKREEYFSVFQKYCQGATSAVIFGEIICQKLKEPIEQSVYKNTAIDLADEMRTNCQSLNGNRSKLEKHILKTLAEEEDFEKYMNYIQNPKDHFRSFIRDEVSQYITDKFSVSVLPKMMENMKLLQQKIMEAAHESTEHVKVNSGDVEAAHESTEHVKVNSADVDLWLKCFTQKLSDVLIFSEKDLSGVSRDGVDDFNLLEDVIRKELPSVISDISSKFSTETFPVNLDHKYRSDEILNHHFCQCCWVQCPFCAAICTNTIEDHDGDHSVPFHRYVGLNGMIYQRTTNLCISICTSAVASDRSFCSNASDTVLWREYRKAGGDYAKWSITADLSELPYWKWVVCRFQKDLEEFYSKTFEGNGDIPQEWREYSKKEAIESLDKYI